One window of the Rosa rugosa chromosome 3, drRosRugo1.1, whole genome shotgun sequence genome contains the following:
- the LOC133738339 gene encoding NEDD8-conjugating enzyme Ubc12-like, giving the protein MIKLFKVKEKQRELAENANGKTLVKKQSAGELRLHRDISELNLQKTCTIAFPNGKDDLMNFEVTVRPDEGYYLGGTFMFTFQVSPMYPHEAPKVKCKTKVYHPNIDLEGNVCLNILREDWKPVLNINTIIYGLFHLFTQPNYEDPLNHDAAAVLRDNPKMFESNVRRAMSGGYVGQTLFPRCM; this is encoded by the exons ATGATTAAGCTATTTAAAGTGAAGGAAAAGCAGAGGGAGCTTGCTGAAAATGCCAATGGAAAGACACTGGTTAAGAAGCAAAGCGCAGGAGAATTACGGCTTCATAGAG ATATTAGTGAGCTGAACCTACAGAAAACATGTACCATAGCATTCCCCAATGGTAAGGACGATTTAATGAACTTTGAGGTTACCGTCCGGCCTGATGAAGGATACTATCT AGGCGGTACATTTATGTTCACATTTCAAGTTTCTCCCATGTATCCTCATGAGGCGCCAAAGGTCAAGTGCAAGACAAAG GTCTATCATCCTAATATTGACTTGGAAGGAAACGTCTGCCTCAACATTCTAAGAGAAGACTGGAAACCTGTTTTGAATATCAATACTATAATATATGGACTCTTTCATCTTTTTACG CAACCCAATTATGAAGATCCCCTTAATCATGATGCAGCTGCTGTCCTAAGGGATAACCCCAAGATGTTTGAGTCCAATGTGAGAAGAGCTATGTCTGGTGGGTATGTGGGGCAGACCTTATTCCCGCGGTGCATGTAG